The following is a genomic window from Bacillus sp. FJAT-52991.
CGGTAAAGCCGGGACAGGCAAGACGTTAATCGCTTTAGCTGCTGGATTATTTCAAACAGAAGACTTGCAAATGTTCAAAAAGTTACTCGTTGCTCGACCGATTGTTCCTGTTGGAAAAGACATTGGCTATTTACCGGGAGAAAAACAGGAGAAATTGCGACCGTGGATTCAGCCAATTTATGATAATCTGGAATATTTATTCAATACGAAAAAATCGGGAGAAATTGACCAAATTCTTGCGGGGTTGAATTCTGTTGAAGTGGAAGCACTCACCTATATTCGCGGTCGGAGTATTCCGGAACAATATATTATTATTGACGAAGCACAAAATTTAACGAAACATGAAGTGAAAACGATTTTAACAAGGGTCGGAGAGAAAAGTAAAATTGTATTAATGGGGGATACCGCGCAGATTGATCATCCTTACTTAGACGAGTATAATAATGGATTAACCTATGTGATTGAAAAATTTAAAGATCAAGCGGTAGCTGGTCATATTAAACTGATGAAGGGAGAAAGGTCTGGCTTAGCTCAATTAGCTGCTGATTTATTATAGTATTAAATTGTCTCATAATAGCCTGATTCTTATTAGAATATGTAGAGATAAAGAGGATGATTCTCTTTATGTACTAAATATTACTTTTCGGGATCAGGTTCTTTTTTTGTCTGTTAATGTCGAAAAAACTCAATGATTAATGGGAAATGTGTTAAAATAAACAATTGAAAGCAATATATGAGATTTTAATAAATGAGATCTGGGGCTATGGCGGTAGATGGGAGTTATTAGGAAATGAGACTAGTCGCTGTTTCGACATTAAAAGAGCATGTTAAGTTAGCTAAGCCAGTATATAATGAGGCTGGTCAAATTCTTATCGGACATGGAATTCCGCTTACAAAGCAAATGATATTCCGGTTGCAACAACTGGGCATTACATTTGTTTATATGGAAGACCAAAGAACAGAAGATATTGTGTTTAGGCCTGCTGTGACAGAAAGAACACGCCAGGAAGCTCTCAGCATAATGAAGCAATCGTTTGAGGAAGTAGTGAATACGAAAAACTTAAACACTAAGTTTTCATTTGATAAAATGGAGAGACAGTTTAAGAGTATTATACGTGAGATGCTTGATCAAATAAAGGAGCATAAAGAAGCAGTTTCTTTGCTTTCTGACGTATGTGCACACGACAATTATATTTTAGCTCACTCGCTGAATGTCATGATCTATACGTTAGCACTTAGCTTAAAGCTACAATTGAAGCCTCGACAACTTGAAGAGATTGGCCTTGGGGCTATGTTGCATGATATTGGAAAAATACTTATCCCTCAGCCTATTTTGATGAAGCCTTCGCGGCTGACTAATGAAGAGTATGAAGAAATAAAAAAGCATGCTGAGTATGGGTTTAATATTTTAAGGAAAGAACATAGCATTCCACTTACAGCTGCTCATTGTGCTTATCAGCATCATGAAAGAATAAATGGTACAGGTTATCCTCGAGGCCTTACAGGTGACCAAATTCATTTATATGGGAAAATTTTAGGGGTTACCGATGTGTACGATGCTGTTACTTCAAATAGAATATACAGACAGGCTATGCTTCCTTCCGAAGGTCTAGAAATACTATATGCAGGGGCAGGGACTGAATTTGATGCGGAAATGGTTGAAGCTTTTCGTAAGTCTATTGTTGTTTATCCAAATGGCTTGACCGTTCATTTGCATGATAATCGAAAAGGGGTTGTGCTTCGACAAACTCCACATGTTAGCGACCGACCTGTATTATTAATATTAGAAGAAGAGAACTGTGAATTGGATGAGCCGTATGAATTAGATTTATCTAAGGAATTAACGGTGATAAT
Proteins encoded in this region:
- a CDS encoding HD-GYP domain-containing protein → MRLVAVSTLKEHVKLAKPVYNEAGQILIGHGIPLTKQMIFRLQQLGITFVYMEDQRTEDIVFRPAVTERTRQEALSIMKQSFEEVVNTKNLNTKFSFDKMERQFKSIIREMLDQIKEHKEAVSLLSDVCAHDNYILAHSLNVMIYTLALSLKLQLKPRQLEEIGLGAMLHDIGKILIPQPILMKPSRLTNEEYEEIKKHAEYGFNILRKEHSIPLTAAHCAYQHHERINGTGYPRGLTGDQIHLYGKILGVTDVYDAVTSNRIYRQAMLPSEGLEILYAGAGTEFDAEMVEAFRKSIVVYPNGLTVHLHDNRKGVVLRQTPHVSDRPVLLILEEENCELDEPYELDLSKELTVIISETDTTLLGKKK